A segment of the Zingiber officinale cultivar Zhangliang chromosome 8B, Zo_v1.1, whole genome shotgun sequence genome:
AATATCTAGAATAGAATGATCAATTCCCATAAGAGGACCAAAgacctttaaaataaaaatatatatcccTTATATTAATGGTCTTCCTAGTGTCGATCCTATGGATACATAGACATTAGATGTATGGTGGGATAAATCTCAGGTTGTTAGTTTCTGAGAATTAACTCCTGATCATTATTTCAAAAATGGCATTCACCCATCGTCTGCGTTATACCCTGAAGgcaccaaatactttaaagttaTGACAAGAATTGGCCTTAAATCTTTAGGTACCTTTAGGTATTTTTTCATTGAAGGTTGTTATTGTCATGGGTCATATCTGCTCCAAGACATAGTTGACTTTTGATCATCACAtagtaaatttatataaataaataggGTCGATTCTCAATGAAATAGATGAAAATCTCTTTCTATATGATGTCTATTTATTTCCTGATTTAACTTTCTATACATTCTATATAGATGATTATAGGGTCGACAATATGAAATGTCCAAAGTATGACCTTTTGCAGAAAATCATAGGCCATATCCATATGTGGCTCGTACAACCTCTTTCTAATATGGATCTAATTAAACTTCTTGTATCTATCACGTGTTAAAGTCTCACTGGTCATGAATAATATTATTTACAAGCATAATCTAATTGCTTATATTTAGAGTAAAGAAATAATGAAagcttttttttcctattttttaagaGGAATTCTTGGACTAGAGATTTTTTCtttctaatttttaatataattttggaCCAATTTAGtagggaaaaaaaaaactttagcatACAACCAagttaaataagattttaaaattttaaagcttCATCCTTCTTTACCTTCCTTGAAAACAATTGGTGGAGAAAAACTTAAATTCGTTTGAGAAATACCCTAAAATAGGGTTTACGGGCAAATGGGCAATCTACTCAATACCTATCCACTGTAACAACCTGTGATATGATTTGGCCCACAAGATTGAGCCAAACTCCGCCCCAGCATGATACCATCGGTCATGACATAATTAGAGCGCGGAGGCAAATCACATTTACCAAATCGCTCCATATCTTGGTGTCTTAGAAGTAATTGACATGATTTGTTGAGTGTTGACAAGAGACTAGTTGTGGTAGGGAAGAAAAAAAATTCCCTCTAAAATTAAGAACTTACAGAGTTACACTTGGGCAAAAACAAAAAACAGGCAAAATTGCTACCTCCAATGTAGAAGTGCAAGCAAATCAAACTTGTTCTTTACCTTTTCTAACGgacttgaaaaatatttagctCATCATATTCAAAATATCGAATTCGAACAAAAGTCAACCATgttcaataattttttcaaagtaaattcaatctcatatcattttattcaatTGTACCACTCGCAAGTCACATTTAAATAGAACTCtaattatttttatgtaatttaaatttaaatatgagCTATGATAttcatttagaaaattttatgtgtctatccttaaaaattttctagatgaatatcatttctctttaaatatattcaaattaaaatccTGACTAACTCAAAtcaaattctaattctaattcaatTAAGCTTGAATCAACATTCGAACATAACTCAAATTTTATTTCaaactaaaattatttatattttcaaacTTTAATCAAATTCGAATATCACATCTATTTTTTAAAACCTGAATTCAAATATCAATATCCTACTCAAATGTATGGATTCATTCAGTCCCTCGAGCAAACGGATTATGGGGACTTGCTGTGAACCTGCAAATAGAGAAATGGTCAGGGCCTCTGATAGTCTATAAACAGTTCTTAGTTGAAGGTGCATGGGGGTATGCTATTGTCACTTGTATGTTCCACCCTTGAAGTAACTTAATGGTGTTAACAGTTAGGGTGAAAGGATGCAAAAACAGACCAAATCAAACCAATCCAATCATGACATCTGAAGTAAGatcaattaataaaaaattaatatctaaaattattcaaaactataaaaggaaattagcTCGCATAGTCCATGCCTCCATGTACAAATGCAAGTATCCATGGCCTATCAAATTGTTTCCAAAATCTCTTACCTAGatgaataatattttatattaaaattacattaaatttaacttaatgttTAGATGCCATCTCCAGCATACATTTAGCAACCTAtcgaacaatttttttaaaaaaaaataataatatttctcTTTTATCCATAAAACACATGTAAAAAATCTGATCAGATTAGTATGCCCAACTACTGCTTAGATAATTTCAATCATTCAGGTATTTCAATCATGGATTTGATCTTCTCAATTGCACAAGTATAAAAAGAGGAACTTTGGAACTGAAGGCACAAAAAGTCAGTCAAATAAAAACTGATTCACTTACAATAGATTGATCCTTTTTGAATCCTCAAAATTGCACAACAAATGTTTTTGTCTGGGAAAGAATTTACTTGTATATCCATTCACTAGATCTGCCCCCAGTTTCATCCATGTCTATGAAGATGCTCACTGCCTGTGATTGGTATTAGAGATAAATGAGtgcttttcaaaagaaaacaaatcaaataatataaattttaatcctATTCATTTCCTCTGTGTTTTTTAATCAAATTGGATGGAAATGGataggataatttttttttacacatCTAATAAATAGTATTTCTTCTCTTTAACTCCTCCTAAGAAAATATTTCTCCACTTCAATTAATTATTTTCTtcaatataagatcaaaactgcAAGTTTCTTTTCAGAAGTAAATAACAATCTCAAGATCACTAAGCAAAAAAGGTGCATATTTAGAGTAAGACGAGAGAATATGTACAGGTAAAGAAACAATAAAATGAAGTTAAAATAAATGGCATGGTAGTCGATCACCCTTGTAAAGGAGATCTAAAAATACTCCTTATGGGTTCAGCTTCATCTCACAAGTGCTATTGGCCAATTGAGTGTAATATAgtaagaaaacaaagcaagacgGTGAGTCAGGTAGCATATTCATCTAAGCTTTCTTTATTAGCACTATCCTACTTAAGGCTTGATGTCTCCGTGAAAACTCAAAGTCGATGGTATGGTATGTGAGGTCAACAATAGTCACACATCATGTAGGTAACCAACCCTAGGTCCACTAGCGAACCCAAAATGCTTAAGCCCAAGTTAATACTTAATAGTATCTCATTCATCTAAAGATTATGAGGTTTCTTTATTATCCCACAATTCATTGAAGGTGTCGCATAGCTAAGGTACAAGGAAGAAGAACAAGTACTCAATTTGATGTTATATCAACCATGTGGAGTTTGGCATTAACTTAAACTTGAagggaaaataatttatttattaattcaatcaagtgaatagaagaaaaaaaaatacttttcctATTCGCGGGCGTTCCTTCAGTTTAGCAAGGCTATTTCGGATATGTGAGACAGCTCCCCAGCACTTCAATGTATTTGCTACATCATCAAGTCTCAATATATACTCCTCTTCAGTTAAGGGAAAGGACCTCTAAAGAAAGAACAAAAACAAACATAAAACAAAAGAGTGTCCACATTAAAGCATTTGCCAAACTGGAATTTTCGTTTACATTTTCACTCCCTACTGCATATTAACATAAAAGGATCTCTTAGATAAGTGCTGCTCAAACACGTGCCATCAAAATAGATATCGAAATTATAAATGCTGATACTGAGTTGAAGATAGAACCTAAATCGAATATGTCTGTATGTTTCAAAGTGAAAATACAGACTGTAAGTTGAAAAATACAtgaaaggaaacatcaaagatAGTTTAGCCTAAATACTGAGACCACAACAAATGTAGATTTGTTAATATCCAATTAATTGCAAGAATCTCAAAGATATATCTTGAGAAATACCTAAAGCTTTCATCTTCCTGAATAAATTTCTTCTTTCACAATtattgaacaaaaaaaaaaaacaaaatgaggTGTACATTTACTTGAAAATTGATAACTAAGTACTCATGGCACATTGAAATATTACTGCCTTCCAGTTTTTAGTTCATATATTTGTTCATGGTGTGTAGGAGATAAGTACCCCTCAAATGAAGTCTTACTTAATGACCATGCTGATCATGCACAAGTATAGATCATACAAATATCAAACAGGACTTTTAGGAATTATCGCTCTCATAAAAACCATCAGAACAGCATACTTCTAAACACAATGTGATTCTATTTAAAATGCTAATCTTGCTGCATTGTCATACATTTGCACTTTTGCAGCTTTAGATAGGAAAGTAATGcttcaaaaataaataggaaGTCACCTGCTCCATATACTTCCACATTACATTCATTGCCAGTAGGTTTCGTCCCATAAATTCCTGTTTTAAGAAGTAAGCACACTTAAAAGTTGCTTATACTACTTTGAACATTGCAGGGGAGATTTATTGGTTCACTCATTAGACACAAAGCCTTATCACatgaatcatattggataatTATCTGTTCCTTAAGGGACTTGGATGAGATCATTTACGCATCCAGAGTGGTGTAGTTACTAAGAACCAAGTTAGTATTTCAATGTACAACCAGCACAGTGGGCCTAATTTGATGGTATCCCCGTATGTACAGTTTTACTATATACTAGAAAGTACCTAGATAAATACATGATGTTGCAAAAGCAGTATCCAATTTCCAATTTCATTGCAGGGCCCACCGTCATATTAGACCAAAGGAAACCACCATAGGACGAGGTAGGAGAAATGTAGTATTAAACTACAGAGAACATAATTCTTTAGTAGggaaaacttttaaaatattttttgaagatTTTGCAAATATTCTCCCAAGAATTAGGGTTGGATATGCCGCAACTAATAAAATACCTTCTTTATTAGTTGGACATCGTATGATCTACCATATTTTTTTCTGATTAGAGTTGCTAGATCCATTCCATTAAAATTTGAATCATCTGCTCCAACTATTCTCTCCAAATCCTCACGAGATAACCCACCATGTATCTGCAAGGGCAAGGAAATTTGAGTTCATGTTAAGCTTATTTttgaatatgtgcaaaatcaataGAGCAGCACAAACAAAACCGCTGAAGTCTCCAAACAAGGATGGCTCGCAATAATCAACATATAGAAGAGAGAGCAACAACAAAAAGTTTTGAACACATGGAAAAAAAGGAAAGGAAGAAATATTTCAAAAACATTGAGGCACAGATCTGACTATGAGGATATACAGCAACAACAGTCTTCATCGCAAAAACCATAAATGACATGCTGATCAAACTAACAAATATTGCAATCCTAGCACCACACTTTTCTTTAGAAATATTAAAGAGAATCAAACTTGTCTAAGAAAACAATATACAAACCAAAAAAAACATAGTAAATATACCAACATTTTCAATCCTTCTTTTCCTTCCATATAGATTTTGTAATCCTCATCTATGTGACTGTACACTGCTTATAATCTGAGAATCCATAACCATTTGATGTATTCACTACTTATAAAAACAATCTGAGGATCCCAACCTCTGTTCTTCGTGGTAAAACAACACCCATATAAAACTGTGACTGTACCACATAAACAGATATACAGGTAGCACAAGctattcaaaataaaaatagtcTGTACAACATACGAGAGTCCAAAAAGGGTCGTGTTGCTTGTAAACATCCAGAATAAgcacaaataaataaattgactGAAGTTCATCTACCTTTTCACTTTCTTGGTCCTTGTCATCATCTTTAGAGTTGTTTGATTCAGCTTCATCATTAACTGCTCTTACGATAACCAGCCTAGAATTCCGTGCTTTTCCATGGTTACTAGTGAGCTGTTGAGTTATGGAATATGAAGTTCCAGCAGAATGGAACTCTGTTCCTGAACATCCCAAACATTGTATTGGACTTAGTCTGGTCTTTGTGGAACTGTTGAAAATTTGAAGTGGTAAATTTCGAGGATGGCCTGAGATAATAGTTGCCATATCCTGAAACCAAAATTCATGCTATTTAACAATGAAATGCAAATTAAATTCAATCTATTAAAATCAAGTCTACAATATGAAACAACAAgtttcaacttcaaaaatataGTTACAAATAAATAACATTCATGCTAGCAATAAGCGGATTGCTATCAAAAGAATGTACATATTTTATTGGAACTCATAGAAATATGAGTACAGACACAATCTCATGGTGCACGACTTTGCGAAAGATAAACCAATCAGAGAAACAAGTACTAGACTTAGAGGGGCACCACCACCCACAAGTCATGTAGATCAACCAGAAGATTTCACTCTTTAAGAATTCTCATTATAGACTTTAGATTGAACTTAAGTGTTTAACTCTTCCTTGCATAGAAAACTCCAAATGCGTGAAGCATCAATGAGCAAGACAAAGTAGGCCTTAGAGAGAGTTTCAGAAGTACACCATTCACTTCCATATATACTAAAAGCTCAAACATAGGTACTTAGCTACAGTACTTTTACATTTTATGTAACACTATATGCTATAGCATACCTCGGATTTGAGGAGATAATAGACAGGAACAATAAATTCATCACCAAGTTGTAAGGAAACCCATCTCATTACCGAACCCTAATATTCGAACTGTTTGTTTCTTGTCGTAATCATATGATTAAATCGTAGATCAGAAAGATCGAACTCGATCGAGAACATAAGGCTGAAGGAAAAATATCCAGAACGAGATAAAAACAACGTGAAAAGTGGAAGAAATGGCGGACCTCGCGGAGAGCATGCAATAGCGACGGATCGGAGTGTGTGCCGAAGAAACCTACCAATCAGCGACCACCGGAGACGTGTCGAGGCAGCGAGGAAGGGAGGGAGTAGGGTTTGGTTGAGATAAGGAAGGGAAGAGGAGCCTCAATTGGTCTCCTGGAAATGAGTGTCTCAGGAGCGAAGAAAGCGATCGAAGCGAAAGGGGAGCAACGCAAGGCGAGGACTTTCGGTTCTATTGTTGTTGGTGCCGTGCGGGCGagtgagagagagtgtgtgagtgGTGGTGGACGGTGAGCAATCCCCACGGAGAAACAGAAGACCAAACGTGTGCGCCACTTACTGATAGGCTGCGACGCCTTTGCGTGACCTTCAGTAATAAGTTTACTTACCGTTACCGGCTCGATTTAAAACATGTGActcagacttttttttttttctaaatcgaAATTTCTCTCACTCTCGTTATTTTTTTTcacgaaattttttttttcacgaAAAGTGATATGTTTAAGGAATctcaataaaatatttaaaaataaatacacaaaataatggaatttataaaaaaaataaaaagatatactATATGACTATCCTTAAGTATTTCATTATTGAAATTTTTCTTTGAGCGTATCATAGTTCTTTTTTCATCATCATTAggagtgtaatcgagccgagccgagtcgagccgaactcttggatgtttgagtttggctcgtttataatcgagccgaactcgaaatttatttaacgaatatattcatggctcacgagtttattcgaacttttatcgagcctaaacgaacttaataaatataaattataaatttaaatattcattaaaaactaaattatatatttttaaaaaattataatattcttgttaaaatttataattttattctaataaataaatttaatatatttgtctatgtttttcataagtagaatgtaaaatctataaattcaatatcaaaactattattttttttatttaaaagttgatttacgagcttaacgaacatgttcacgaactaacgagccgaatattgtgaagcttgagcttggtttgtttatcttaacgagcctcattaaacgatctcaaacgagcttttatcgaatcgaacttcgaatagctcaagagcggcttggctcatttacacccctaaccATCATCTTCTACTCCTACTGACCAGCAAAGCAAAGCAAAGCAAAGATGTCATAAGATAAGCACAACTTACAATTACATATTCTTGAGTTGGCTAAAAACTCCTCAAACTGTCACCGCAAATAAAGCTAACGCTGTTTTACTTAGCACTCCTCTCTATTCTCAATCGTAAGTCTTTCCACTCCAATATCTATTTTTCAACTTTGtacaatattatttttattaagatTTATACTATAATATACAAATCCTAGCTTGTTATAACATGTAACAACTATTTGGACAgtctaaaaaactttttcttaCAATGAAGTAAGAATCATTTTTTgataaatcttaaattttttagATATAAAGTTTGCAGAAAGCTTGCCAAACATCATTTTTCACATTTTATAACTAATGGTAAGTCATTTCAACTAAAACTGTAATTCtttctaatcctaatatattaatTATACGTGAGCTAAATGATATATTTAATATAGGGAAAATATATGTTGTTTTTATTGGACATCAGCCGGATGTTAATGGCACTTGGATAGAAGTATGTACACAAGTTAATAGCTTTAAAGATGCTATACACTAGTCCTTCGAAAGTAAAGAGGAAGCAATACGAGTTTTTTTAAACCTACAGCGTACAATCTTACAATGTCAATAATCTTTTTTTGATTATATAATTTGTAGGAAACTTTCCAAACATCATTTCCCAGAATTGATTCGATGATAAGTCGTTTCAATTGAAGTTATAATTCtctttaatcctaatatattattaggatttatgctacagcgtaaaagtcctagttgttacaatgtgtagcaactacttggacagttagttgctacaacgtgtaacaactACTTGGACATTTAGCAGTTACAACATGTAACAGTTACTTAAACatttagctactacaatgtgtggCAGTTACTTGAAcagttagctgctataacg
Coding sequences within it:
- the LOC122016423 gene encoding uncharacterized protein LOC122016423 isoform X2, with translation MATIISGHPRNLPLQIFNSSTKTRLSPIQCLGCSGTEFHSAGTSYSITQQLTSNHGKARNSRLVIVRAVNDEAESNNSKDDDKDQESEKIHGGLSREDLERIVGADDSNFNGMDLATLIRKKYGRSYDVQLIKKRSFPLTEEEYILRLDDVANTLKCWGAVSHIRNSLAKLKERPRIGKAVSIFIDMDETGGRSSEWIYK
- the LOC122016423 gene encoding uncharacterized protein LOC122016423 isoform X3, with amino-acid sequence MATIISGHPRNLPLQIFNSSTKTRLSPIQCLGCSGTEFHSAGTSYSITQQLTSNHGKARNSRLVIVRAVNDEAESNNSKDDDKDQESEKIHGGLSREDLERIVGADDSNFNGMDLATLIRKKYGRSYDVQLIKKEFMGRNLLAMNVMWKYMEQAVSIFIDMDETGGRSSEWIYK
- the LOC122016423 gene encoding uncharacterized protein LOC122016423 isoform X1; protein product: MATIISGHPRNLPLQIFNSSTKTRLSPIQCLGCSGTEFHSAGTSYSITQQLTSNHGKARNSRLVIVRAVNDEAESNNSKDDDKDQESEKIHGGLSREDLERIVGADDSNFNGMDLATLIRKKYGRSYDVQLIKKEFMGRNLLAMNVMWKYMEQRSFPLTEEEYILRLDDVANTLKCWGAVSHIRNSLAKLKERPRIGKAVSIFIDMDETGGRSSEWIYK